The stretch of DNA CTTCTTATCTAGCGATTCCATTTGCTTGTCATATCGACGCCCTAAAGGACAGCATCCCCTGAATCCTAGAAGCAAATATATGCATCACACACTTTAACAAAAAATATCTTCTAAGATAGATCAACTACAAAGCTTTTACCATAAGTTTTAAAGATAAAAGCACATGCTCAAGAATGATAAAAATCTCTTATTTTTTGGATAATCATATCCTGATCTGTTTGCGTCAAATAAGGATGCATTGGCAAACTTAAAACACACTCCCCTAAAGACTCTGAAACGGTAAGGGAATCTTTCACATAAGAAAAGTGTTTATAAGCGGGCTGTTGATGTAAAGGTGTTTTATAATAAATCATTGTAGGGACAGAATTTTTTTGTAAAAAATCTTTTAATTTATCACGCTCTTTGACCTTAATCGTATATTGTGCATAAGCAGAACGAATATTTTCTCCTATTTCTGGAACTGTAACAACATCTCTTAAACCATTGGAATAACGTTGAGCAATTTTTACACGCTTTTCCATTTCATCTTCAAAAATCACAAACTTTTCGAGTAAAATTGCAGCCTGAATACTATCAAGACGCGAATTCATACCAATCCGTACATTATCATATTGTGTTTCACCTTTACCATGAAACAAAATAGAGCGTAAAAGTTCTGCCAAATAATCATCATTGGTCATCATAGCGCCTCCATCACCATAACAGCCTAATGGTTTTGCAGGATAAAAACTTGTGGCGGCCACATCACCAAAAGCACCGCACATAGTATTACCACTTCTTCCACCCATAGATTGAGCAGCATCTTCAATGACAAAAAGATTTTCCTTTGCGGCGACTTGAGCAATTTGCCCATAGTCAGCAGAAAGCCCAAATAAATCAACAGCAATAATAGCCTTTGGCTTTAGCCGTCCCTCTTTTTTAACCATTTTGATAGCGTGAGAAAGTTTTTCAACATCAATATTAAATGTATTGGGTAAAACATCAACAAAAACAGGCTCAGCCCCCACCAAAGCAACCACTTCGGCCGTTGCCGAAAATGTAAAGCTAGGACAAAACACAGCATCCCCTGGACCAATATTTTTAGCCATGAGAGGCATCTTCAAAGCATCCGTTCCATTAGCACATGCAATCACATGTTTAACACCAAGATACTCTGCCAATTTCTCTTCAAATTCTGTTACCTTCGGCCCCAAAATATACTTACCACTCGCGACCACATGCGCAATTGCAGAATTAATTTTATCTTCAATACGCGCACGCTGCGCCCCAAGGTCGATGAATTGCATATTAGCTCCATTGATTATCACAAGAGTGCAAAAACGCTACCTGTCTCTTTTATCTATCATAATTGACACCAGCAGCTGTTAAAATCCGTAAAATCGCAATAGCATCACCACCATTTGTACAAGGTGATTGACGCGTTTCAATACAATGAAGAAAGTGCCGTAATTCGCGAGTAAGCGGCAAATCTTCACAAACATCAATGTAATTCAGCTCATCCATGCTAAAAGCCCACTCTTGATTCTCTTTCCAAATGGCAAAGTGGTGCATTGCCAATTTACGGCTCCACGGTTCCATATCATCAAAAACGAGCATAGCCTTTGTTCCAACAACAGTTAAACGCCTTTCACGATAAGGACTCAAGCGTGAAGCAAAAAGATGACTCTGTACACCATTTGGAAAAGTCATATGAATATGGGAAAAATCGGAAATCTGATCAACGACAGCAGCCCCCTCACCGAGAATTTTGGAGGGTTCACATCCTGTCAATGCCAAAATCATTGAGAGATCATGAGGGGCAAGATCCCATAAAGCATCACTGTGTGTATGAAATTTTCCAAAGCCTAACCGATGAGAATAAATATATCGCACCTCCCCCAATTCCCCCTTTTTCACCAATTCATACATTTTTTCAAAAGTCGGATGAAACCGTAAAATATGGCCCACCATAAAAATCCGCCCATAGGCATCTGCTTCCTGAACCTGGCGTTTAGCATCAGCAACATTTAGAGCTATTGGCTTTTCCACCAAAACATCTTTACCATTTTTAACAGCACGCAGCACATTTTGTGTATGAAATTGTGGAGGCAACGCTAGCACTAGCGCATCAATATCTTGCTGAGCAAAAAGATCATCTGGTGCAACAACCTCTACATCATACATCGTGGCAAAACGAACAGCACGATCGCTATCAATATCAGAAACTGCTGCTAAAGCCCCAAGAGAATGGAGTGTCTTTATATGATTTCCACCCCAATGGCCGCATCCTAAAACCGCTACACGTGGCACCATTTTTATGCCTTACCTTACTTTGATCTATAAAATTACACTTTTACATATCGAGGATAAAATAGAATGACAAGAGAAAAGCTTAAAAACGATGCTTGACATCTCACTATTCTACCCCTTATATCCGCAGAAGATGTAATTATTTGCAATTATAATTTTATTTTGGCGGAGTAGCTCAGTAGGTTAGAGCAGAGGAATCATAATCCTTGTGTCGGGGGTTCAAATCCCTCCTTCGCTACCATTTTTTCAGAATTGTATGTGTATGTATGTAGCTTGTCATCGGGTTTTGCACAATTTGACAGCAGGTTTTGCATCAATTTATTTTTTTTCAAAGGATTTTTAAGAGGTTCTCAAAGGGGTTTCAAAGACCTTTCAAAGGCTGTTTTAAGATTCGTAATTTTGAATGTGAATCTATGGGATTTTACGCCTCTACATCTTTTATCCTACAAAGCATGATAATCACGCGTATTCTCTAAGACGCTCCCATTGTCTTCTAGATCGCTAAAGCGTGTAAAATCGGCTTGAAAGGCAAGAGGAACTATTCCTGTTGAACCATGGCGTTGTTTAGCTATAATAACCACAGCTTTGCCCTTGGCTTTCTCCATTGTCTCTTGCCATCTGCTATACTCAGCACTGCCTTCTTTTGGTTCTTCCTTTTTGAGATAATATTCTTCACGATAAACAAAAAGCACAATATCGGCATCTTGTTCAATGGAACCTGATTCTCGTAGATCGGAGAGCTGTGGACGTTTATCTGTTCGGTTTTCAACTTGGCGTGAGAGTTGTGAAAGAGCAATGATGGGAATATTAAGTTCTTTGGCCAAAGCTTTAAGCCCCATGGTAATCGCTGTCATTTCTTGAACGCGGTTCTCTGAAGAATGCTTTGAACCGCTTGTCATGAGTTGAATATAATCAATAATCAAAACATCTAGACCATGTTGTCGTTTGAGACGCCTTGCACGAGCGGCTAATTGGGCAAGGGATATCCCCCCGTTTGATCGATGTAAAGGGGGGCGGTTTGTAACTGATGCGTTGTATGGATAATTTTTGCAAATTGTTCTTCTGAGAGATTTCCTCGTCGAATATCAGAGGAAGAAACCTCTGTTTGTTCAGAGATAATGCGGGTTGCAAGTTGTTCGGATGACATTTCTAATGAGAAAAAGCCAATGATTCCTCCTTCATTTTGTTGTGTATTGGTATCACGCTTGCAAGCATTGGCGATGTTAAAGGCAATATTGGTAGCCAGTGCGGTTTTTCCCATACTAGGGCGCCCCGCTAGAATAATCAAATCGGATGGCTGCAACCCTCCCATTTTTTCATCCAATGTGTTTATATGGGTCGCTAACCCTGAAAGCTGTGAGGAACGCTTTTTGGCAGCACTTGCCATGTCCAGTGCTTTTGCAATGGCTGTATCAAAGTTTTCAAACCCACCCCCATATTTGCCTTTGTCGGCGAGTTCAAACAATTGATGTTCAATCGTTTCAATTTGTTGTGTTGGTGTAAGCTCTAAGGGAGCCTCAAAGGCTGTATTGACAACT from Bartonella tribocorum CIP 105476 encodes:
- a CDS encoding Gfo/Idh/MocA family protein, coding for MVPRVAVLGCGHWGGNHIKTLHSLGALAAVSDIDSDRAVRFATMYDVEVVAPDDLFAQQDIDALVLALPPQFHTQNVLRAVKNGKDVLVEKPIALNVADAKRQVQEADAYGRIFMVGHILRFHPTFEKMYELVKKGELGEVRYIYSHRLGFGKFHTHSDALWDLAPHDLSMILALTGCEPSKILGEGAAVVDQISDFSHIHMTFPNGVQSHLFASRLSPYRERRLTVVGTKAMLVFDDMEPWSRKLAMHHFAIWKENQEWAFSMDELNYIDVCEDLPLTRELRHFLHCIETRQSPCTNGGDAIAILRILTAAGVNYDR
- a CDS encoding DegT/DnrJ/EryC1/StrS family aminotransferase, yielding MQFIDLGAQRARIEDKINSAIAHVVASGKYILGPKVTEFEEKLAEYLGVKHVIACANGTDALKMPLMAKNIGPGDAVFCPSFTFSATAEVVALVGAEPVFVDVLPNTFNIDVEKLSHAIKMVKKEGRLKPKAIIAVDLFGLSADYGQIAQVAAKENLFVIEDAAQSMGGRSGNTMCGAFGDVAATSFYPAKPLGCYGDGGAMMTNDDYLAELLRSILFHGKGETQYDNVRIGMNSRLDSIQAAILLEKFVIFEDEMEKRVKIAQRYSNGLRDVVTVPEIGENIRSAYAQYTIKVKERDKLKDFLQKNSVPTMIYYKTPLHQQPAYKHFSYVKDSLTVSESLGECVLSLPMHPYLTQTDQDMIIQKIRDFYHS